In one window of Methanococcoides methylutens DNA:
- the uvrA gene encoding excinuclease ABC subunit UvrA has product MSLKNIIVKGAKEHNLKNVDLVLPRDKLIVITGLSGSGKSSLAFDTIYAEGQRRYVESLSAYARQFLGLMEKPDVEYIEGLSPAISIEQKTTSKNPRSTVGTVTEIYDYLRLLYARIGIRHCPKCGKVIEPQSVDQIVDSIMKIEEGSKVHILAPLVRERKGEYKKLLTDLRGEGFARARVDGEIVELDDAETIELGRYYKHNIEVVVDRLVIKKGMEERLSDSVETALEKSGGTLMVHVLDGEEMVFSENLACTDCGIGFEEMEPSAFSFNSPQGACEECHGLGTSMEFDPELIVPDPTLTLREGAVETWNKKDGYYMQALESVGKRFGFSLDVPFEELGQEHKDIIFNGTTEMVDFVHVGKNGGMWKHKGRFRGVISNISKTYDNTESENTKDRLRKYITTKPCTTCTGNRLKPASLAVSINESNIIEVTQMSVETALHFFEELEPNLTPREYSIARLILKEIKARLGFLMDVGLDYLTLSRSAATLSGGEAQRIRLATQIGSSLMGVLYILDEPSIGLHQRDNLRLINTLKHLRDIGNTVVVVEHDEETILNSDHVVDMGPGAGIHGGEVVAEGTPEQIMEHPDSLTGQYMSGKLEIAVPKKRRKPTGKLILRGASQNNLKGIDVEFPLGVMACVSGVSGSGKSTLINETLNKVLAQKLHRARDRPGKYKDIKGLDQIDKVITIDQSPIGRTPRSNPATYTNLFTPIRELFAQTKMSKSRGYKPGRFSFNVRGGRCETCSGDGIITIEMHFLPDVYVPCEVCHGKRYNRETLEVTYKEKTIADVLDMTVEEAVEFFENIPKIKNKLQTLYDVGLGYIKLGQSSTTLSGGEAQRVKLATELSRRSTGKTVYILDEPTTGLHFDDVNKLLDVLQRLVDAGNTVIVIEHNLDVIKTADWVIDLGPEGGERGGSIIAKGTPEKIAKSKVSYTGEFLKRVLKK; this is encoded by the coding sequence ATGTCCCTCAAAAATATAATCGTCAAAGGTGCCAAAGAGCACAACCTCAAGAATGTCGACCTAGTCCTACCCCGTGATAAACTGATAGTCATCACAGGTCTCAGCGGATCAGGAAAATCATCCCTTGCTTTTGATACCATATATGCAGAAGGGCAGAGGCGATATGTTGAATCGCTCTCAGCTTATGCAAGGCAATTCCTGGGACTTATGGAAAAACCGGATGTTGAGTACATAGAAGGACTTTCCCCTGCGATATCCATCGAGCAGAAGACCACCAGCAAAAACCCTCGTTCCACAGTGGGAACAGTTACCGAGATCTATGATTACCTGAGGCTGCTCTATGCAAGGATAGGCATCAGGCACTGCCCTAAATGTGGCAAGGTCATCGAACCTCAAAGTGTCGACCAGATCGTTGACAGCATCATGAAAATAGAGGAAGGCTCAAAGGTCCATATCCTTGCACCTCTTGTGCGTGAGAGAAAGGGAGAGTACAAGAAACTGCTCACGGACCTCAGGGGAGAAGGATTTGCACGTGCAAGGGTGGATGGCGAGATCGTTGAACTGGATGATGCCGAAACCATCGAACTGGGACGCTACTACAAACACAACATCGAGGTAGTGGTAGACCGGCTTGTCATAAAGAAAGGAATGGAAGAAAGATTATCGGATTCCGTGGAAACCGCACTTGAGAAAAGCGGCGGGACACTGATGGTACATGTCCTTGACGGCGAAGAGATGGTGTTCAGTGAAAACCTGGCATGTACGGACTGCGGGATCGGGTTCGAGGAAATGGAACCTTCTGCATTCTCATTTAACAGCCCGCAGGGTGCCTGTGAAGAATGTCATGGACTTGGGACTTCAATGGAGTTCGACCCTGAACTTATCGTCCCTGACCCCACCCTTACATTGAGAGAAGGTGCAGTTGAGACCTGGAACAAGAAAGACGGTTACTACATGCAAGCCCTGGAGTCCGTGGGGAAGCGTTTCGGATTCTCACTCGATGTGCCCTTCGAGGAACTTGGACAGGAGCACAAGGATATAATCTTCAACGGCACCACCGAAATGGTCGATTTCGTGCATGTCGGTAAGAACGGTGGCATGTGGAAGCACAAAGGACGTTTCCGGGGAGTCATCTCCAACATCTCAAAGACGTATGATAATACTGAGTCAGAGAACACAAAGGACAGGCTGAGGAAGTACATCACCACCAAACCCTGTACGACCTGCACAGGCAACAGGCTAAAACCTGCCAGCCTTGCTGTGAGCATCAATGAAAGCAACATCATTGAGGTCACGCAAATGTCTGTGGAAACTGCATTGCATTTCTTTGAAGAACTTGAACCAAACCTTACGCCTCGCGAATATTCCATCGCAAGGCTGATCCTTAAGGAAATAAAGGCAAGGCTCGGGTTCCTCATGGACGTCGGACTTGATTACCTTACATTGAGCCGCTCGGCTGCGACCCTTTCAGGAGGAGAGGCACAGCGTATAAGGCTCGCAACACAGATTGGATCCAGTCTTATGGGCGTGCTGTATATTCTGGATGAGCCCAGCATAGGGCTGCACCAGAGAGACAATCTCAGACTTATCAATACATTGAAACATCTTCGTGATATCGGCAACACAGTTGTGGTTGTGGAACATGATGAAGAGACAATCCTCAATTCCGATCATGTGGTGGACATGGGACCAGGGGCCGGCATTCATGGTGGAGAGGTTGTAGCAGAAGGCACACCTGAACAGATCATGGAACACCCGGATTCACTTACCGGACAATACATGAGCGGAAAACTTGAGATAGCCGTCCCAAAGAAAAGACGCAAGCCCACAGGCAAACTGATCCTCAGGGGTGCATCACAGAACAACCTCAAAGGCATAGATGTGGAATTCCCACTCGGGGTCATGGCATGTGTCTCAGGCGTATCAGGTTCAGGAAAAAGCACCCTCATCAATGAGACCCTCAATAAGGTGCTTGCCCAGAAATTGCATCGTGCAAGGGACAGACCGGGCAAATATAAGGACATAAAGGGTCTCGACCAGATAGACAAGGTCATAACCATCGACCAGTCGCCTATCGGAAGGACACCACGTTCCAATCCGGCCACATATACTAACCTTTTCACACCCATACGGGAACTCTTTGCACAGACAAAGATGTCAAAATCCCGCGGATACAAACCTGGAAGATTCAGCTTCAATGTGCGCGGAGGCAGATGTGAGACCTGTTCAGGTGACGGAATCATAACTATTGAAATGCACTTTTTGCCTGATGTTTATGTGCCCTGTGAGGTCTGCCACGGGAAGCGATACAACCGTGAGACACTTGAGGTCACCTACAAGGAAAAGACCATCGCTGATGTACTTGATATGACCGTAGAGGAAGCAGTGGAATTCTTTGAAAATATTCCAAAGATAAAGAACAAGCTTCAGACACTCTACGATGTTGGTCTTGGTTACATCAAACTTGGCCAGTCCTCGACAACCCTCTCAGGAGGAGAGGCACAGCGTGTGAAGCTTGCAACAGAGCTTAGCAGGCGTTCCACCGGAAAGACAGTTTATATTCTTGATGAACCGACAACGGGACTACACTTTGACGATGTGAACAAGTTACTTGACGTGCTCCAGCGACTTGTGGATGCAGGCAATACGGTCATTGTCATAGAACACAACCTTGACGTTATCAAGACAGCAGACTGGGTGATAGATCTGGGTCCGGAAGGTGGAGAACGTGGTGGCAGTATTATTGCCAAAGGTACACCCGAGAAAATAGCAAAGAGCAAAGTATCCTATACAGGAGAATTCCTGAAAAGAGTGCTCAAAAAATAA
- a CDS encoding FmdE family protein, producing MELEDAIKFHGHLCPGLVIGYRVATYAAEQFKDRSEDEELVAVVENKSCSVDAIQVINGCTFGKGNLVFKDLGKHVYTFFKRGESEALRISINPRQRREDPRYNELFPKVRNGTATDEEQEEFRKRHAERGLAILDIPADELFTATRVEIEPPEKAMVYRSIACTECGEETMETRLRVKDGNMVCLSCFEGHDI from the coding sequence ATGGAACTGGAAGATGCAATAAAGTTCCATGGGCACCTCTGCCCGGGACTTGTTATTGGTTACAGGGTTGCAACCTATGCAGCCGAGCAGTTCAAGGACCGCTCAGAGGATGAGGAACTTGTGGCTGTCGTTGAGAACAAGTCATGCAGCGTGGATGCCATTCAGGTAATCAATGGATGTACCTTTGGAAAAGGAAACCTTGTCTTCAAGGACCTCGGCAAGCACGTATATACTTTCTTCAAAAGGGGAGAGAGCGAAGCACTTCGGATATCGATCAATCCGCGCCAGCGCCGGGAAGACCCACGTTACAATGAGCTTTTCCCCAAAGTAAGAAATGGCACTGCAACAGATGAGGAACAGGAAGAGTTCAGGAAAAGGCATGCTGAAAGAGGTCTTGCAATTCTTGATATTCCAGCTGATGAGTTGTTCACTGCAACAAGGGTTGAGATAGAACCGCCTGAAAAAGCAATGGTATATCGTTCCATTGCATGTACGGAGTGCGGTGAGGAAACTATGGAAACACGCCTTCGTGTAAAAGATGGGAATATGGTCTGTCTTTCCTGCTTTGAAGGTCATGATATCTGA
- the purB gene encoding adenylosuccinate lyase codes for MAIHPIEYRYGTDEMKYVWSEANRLEKLLKTEAALSQAEAKIGVVPAEAAAQIEKSINQVKLERVTEIEDEIHHDMMAIVLAISEQCTEDAAKWVHFGATSNDILDTATALQMMDAVAILEDKVRTLLDVLLTKAEEHKNTVCAGRTHGQIGVPTTYGLRFAIWASEMARHLERLGQLTPRLLVGQMTGAVGTQAAFGKDGIEIQKYAMEYLGLGSVDVSNQIIQRDRHAEFVMWMANTVTTLDKIAVEIRSLQRSEIAEVEESFRKKQVGSSTMPHKRNPIKSEQISGLARIVRSMVEPELLNNTLWDERDLTNSSCERIVFPESCVLTDHLLKLAIGVIENLRFYPENIRKNLDLLRGLNMGESVMIELAKRGVGRQEAHEIVRSSAMEAHESGMHLKDVLLGKPEVTQYLSESDITDLVNPDRYIGTAVEQVENVAAKIRSQF; via the coding sequence ATGGCAATCCATCCTATTGAATATCGTTACGGTACTGACGAAATGAAATATGTCTGGAGTGAGGCAAATCGCCTTGAAAAGCTCCTAAAGACCGAAGCAGCACTTTCACAAGCTGAAGCAAAGATCGGTGTTGTTCCTGCTGAAGCTGCAGCACAGATCGAGAAAAGCATAAATCAGGTAAAACTTGAAAGGGTAACAGAGATAGAAGATGAGATCCACCATGATATGATGGCTATCGTTCTTGCGATATCTGAGCAGTGTACAGAGGATGCTGCTAAGTGGGTGCACTTTGGTGCAACATCCAACGACATCCTGGATACAGCTACTGCACTTCAGATGATGGATGCTGTTGCTATCCTTGAGGATAAGGTACGTACACTTCTGGACGTCTTGCTCACAAAGGCAGAAGAGCACAAGAACACTGTCTGTGCAGGAAGGACACATGGTCAGATAGGTGTACCAACAACATATGGTCTCAGATTTGCGATCTGGGCAAGTGAGATGGCAAGACACCTTGAACGTCTGGGCCAGCTTACACCACGTCTTCTGGTAGGCCAGATGACCGGAGCTGTAGGTACACAGGCAGCATTCGGAAAAGACGGTATCGAAATACAAAAGTACGCAATGGAATATCTTGGTCTTGGCAGCGTTGATGTTTCAAATCAGATCATCCAGCGTGACCGTCATGCAGAATTCGTTATGTGGATGGCGAATACAGTAACAACTCTGGATAAGATCGCAGTGGAGATCAGATCCCTCCAGAGGAGCGAGATCGCAGAGGTAGAGGAGAGCTTCCGCAAGAAACAGGTAGGTTCTTCCACCATGCCTCACAAGAGGAATCCGATCAAGTCAGAGCAGATAAGTGGTCTGGCACGTATCGTTCGCTCAATGGTCGAGCCTGAACTGCTTAACAACACTCTATGGGATGAACGTGATCTTACTAACTCCTCATGCGAAAGGATCGTTTTCCCTGAAAGCTGTGTGCTGACAGATCACCTTCTCAAACTGGCTATTGGCGTTATCGAGAACCTCAGGTTCTATCCTGAGAACATACGCAAGAACCTTGATCTCCTTCGTGGACTTAACATGGGTGAGTCTGTCATGATCGAACTTGCAAAGCGTGGTGTCGGCAGGCAGGAAGCTCATGAGATCGTCAGAAGCTCCGCAATGGAGGCACACGAATCAGGAATGCACCTTAAGGATGTTCTTCTTGGCAAACCGGAAGTCACACAATACTTAAGTGAATCCGATATCACAGACCTGGTGAACCCTGATAGGTACATCGGTACTGCTGTGGAGCAGGTCGAGAACGTAGCTGCAAAGATAAGAAGCCAGTTCTAA
- a CDS encoding PAS domain-containing sensor histidine kinase, translated as MTMENKDIGSEKINDLKQTIKDLRNEIELVNKEAREKEDFYKLHVENLNDVIFSVDKNGNFTYISPAIEIFTGYMPEEVIGTSFMKYVHPKDLPGLLEDMNLTLKGEHKPYMFRVIAKSGKVTHVHTSSKGIIRNGEVIGLNGIMVNIDQLKKVEFELMKEKEKAQHYLNVSNVMFVVLDKNQKIKLVNKKAAETVGYSEKELIGRNWFDIFIPENIHANVKAVFNKIISGDSKTFEYYDNSIITRSGEEKVISWNNSILYDQDGNVSGLLSSGIDVTEKKIAERALISAKNEAETANQAKSTFIANMSHELRTPLNSVIGFSEILLEKKFGDINEKQERYLHNIFSSGKHLLDVFNLMLEVSRIESEVLELNYRKVELVGFMEDIRKYVVPQVQDKEQRILFNINTDIKYVVADIKKVEQSITHLIENASKFSENGSPITVEIRSTDKDLVFNVSDNGIGISEKDIDTLFSPFTQIDSSSTRSHGGIGIGLCLAKKYSELHGGSLYVRSKINEGSSFYLTIPLNPDIEKDNLSKKEN; from the coding sequence ATGACAATGGAAAATAAAGATATAGGTTCTGAAAAGATCAACGATCTGAAACAGACTATCAAGGACCTCAGAAATGAGATCGAACTGGTCAACAAGGAAGCCAGGGAAAAAGAAGATTTTTATAAGCTTCATGTTGAGAATCTCAATGATGTTATCTTTAGTGTCGACAAAAACGGAAACTTTACATATATAAGCCCGGCTATTGAAATTTTTACCGGCTACATGCCAGAAGAAGTAATCGGCACATCTTTTATGAAATATGTACACCCGAAGGATCTTCCGGGTCTTCTTGAAGATATGAACCTGACCCTTAAAGGTGAACACAAGCCATATATGTTCAGAGTTATTGCAAAATCAGGCAAGGTAACACACGTACACACATCTTCCAAAGGAATCATCAGGAACGGAGAAGTAATTGGTCTAAATGGGATCATGGTAAATATCGACCAACTCAAGAAAGTTGAGTTCGAGCTGATGAAAGAAAAAGAAAAAGCACAGCATTATCTTAATGTGTCTAATGTTATGTTCGTTGTTCTTGACAAGAACCAGAAGATCAAACTCGTGAATAAAAAAGCTGCAGAGACCGTTGGTTATTCCGAAAAGGAACTAATTGGCAGGAACTGGTTTGACATCTTCATACCTGAAAACATTCATGCAAATGTAAAGGCTGTGTTTAACAAAATTATTTCAGGAGATTCCAAAACATTTGAATATTACGATAATTCGATCATCACAAGATCTGGTGAAGAAAAGGTTATTTCCTGGAATAATTCGATACTTTATGATCAGGATGGAAATGTCAGTGGTTTACTTTCTTCAGGAATCGATGTTACTGAAAAGAAGATTGCAGAAAGGGCGCTAATATCTGCAAAAAATGAGGCTGAAACTGCAAATCAAGCAAAGAGCACATTTATTGCAAACATGAGCCATGAATTGCGGACACCTCTTAACTCAGTAATCGGATTCTCTGAAATTCTTCTTGAAAAGAAGTTCGGAGATATTAATGAAAAACAGGAAAGATACCTTCACAATATATTCTCCAGTGGTAAACACCTTCTTGACGTTTTTAATTTAATGCTGGAAGTTTCAAGGATTGAGTCCGAAGTGCTTGAACTTAATTATAGGAAAGTAGAATTAGTCGGATTTATGGAAGATATCCGGAAATATGTGGTTCCACAAGTTCAGGATAAAGAGCAGAGAATATTATTTAACATCAACACAGATATCAAATATGTTGTAGCAGATATCAAAAAGGTAGAACAGAGCATCACTCATCTGATTGAAAATGCCAGCAAATTTTCAGAAAATGGTAGCCCCATTACAGTTGAAATCAGGAGTACTGATAAGGATCTGGTTTTTAATGTATCAGATAATGGGATAGGGATCTCAGAGAAAGATATTGATACACTTTTTAGCCCCTTCACTCAGATCGATTCATCTTCAACAAGAAGCCATGGAGGAATTGGAATCGGACTATGCCTTGCCAAAAAATACTCCGAATTGCATGGTGGATCCCTGTATGTCAGAAGTAAGATAAACGAAGGTAGCAGCTTTTACCTTACAATACCACTAAACCCTGACATAGAAAAAGATAATTTATCAAAAAAAGAGAATTAA
- a CDS encoding MarR family transcriptional regulator — translation MSEETLTENESTVLNALEGSDKSLRPGDIAESTGLDSKLVSKTIASLKKKGLVYSPKRCYYDVSKE, via the coding sequence ATGAGTGAAGAAACATTAACTGAAAATGAATCAACAGTACTAAATGCTCTGGAAGGCTCTGACAAATCCTTGAGGCCTGGTGATATTGCAGAGTCTACTGGTCTGGACAGTAAACTGGTTAGTAAAACAATTGCATCACTAAAGAAAAAGGGTCTTGTTTACTCTCCTAAAAGATGCTACTACGATGTTTCAAAGGAATGA
- the rpsJ gene encoding 30S ribosomal protein S10 has translation MAQKARIRLSGTSPVNLDGVCDQVKAIANRTGVSISGPVPLPTKKLVVPVRKSPSGDGTASWDHWEMRVHKRLIDIAADERALRQLMRIQVPKDINIEIVLQN, from the coding sequence ATGGCACAGAAAGCAAGAATACGATTATCAGGCACAAGCCCTGTGAATCTGGATGGTGTTTGTGATCAGGTGAAAGCCATCGCAAACCGCACTGGAGTAAGCATATCCGGTCCAGTACCACTACCTACTAAGAAATTGGTAGTTCCTGTAAGGAAGAGCCCTAGTGGCGATGGTACAGCATCATGGGACCACTGGGAGATGCGTGTCCACAAAAGACTTATTGACATCGCAGCTGACGAGCGCGCATTAAGGCAGCTCATGAGGATTCAGGTTCCAAAAGACATCAATATCGAGATTGTACTTCAGAATTAA
- the tuf gene encoding translation elongation factor EF-1 subunit alpha: MAEKPHMNLAVIGHVDHGKSTFVGRLMFETGAVPAHLIEKYKAEAKEKGKESFAFAWVMDSLKEERERGVTIDISHKRFDTDKFYFTVVDCPGHRDFVKNMITGASQADAAVLVVAAPDGVMAQTKEHVFLSRTLGINQLIVAVNKMDAAEYSEDRYNEVKAEVSQLLGMVGFKADDVPFVPTSAFEGDNITKSSENTPWYTGPSLLDCLNDLKTPEKPDTLPLRIPVQDAYTISGIGTVPVGRVETGIMKKGQKVTFMPSGATGEVKSIEMHHEEVDQAVPGDNIGWNVRGIGKNDVRRGDVCGPAEKPPSVAEEFAGQIVVLQHPSAITVGYTPVFHCHTTQTACTLMSIDKKLDPKSGQVKEENPTFIKAGDAAIVTIRPTRPMCIEPVKEIPQLGRFAIRDMGMTIAAGMCMSVKNKQ; encoded by the coding sequence ATGGCTGAGAAACCACACATGAATTTAGCAGTTATTGGTCACGTTGACCACGGCAAGTCAACCTTTGTCGGTAGATTGATGTTCGAGACAGGAGCAGTACCTGCTCACCTTATCGAAAAATACAAGGCAGAAGCAAAAGAGAAAGGAAAAGAATCCTTCGCTTTCGCATGGGTTATGGACTCACTCAAGGAAGAGCGTGAGAGAGGAGTTACAATCGATATCTCACACAAGAGATTCGATACCGACAAGTTCTACTTTACAGTAGTGGACTGCCCAGGTCACCGTGACTTCGTAAAGAACATGATCACCGGTGCTTCCCAGGCAGATGCAGCTGTACTTGTAGTTGCAGCACCTGATGGAGTAATGGCTCAGACAAAGGAGCACGTGTTCCTTTCTAGGACCCTTGGTATCAACCAGCTCATTGTCGCTGTGAACAAAATGGACGCAGCTGAATACAGTGAGGACAGGTACAACGAGGTCAAGGCAGAAGTATCACAGCTTCTCGGTATGGTAGGATTCAAGGCAGACGATGTCCCATTCGTCCCAACATCTGCATTCGAGGGTGACAACATCACAAAGTCAAGTGAGAACACTCCATGGTACACTGGTCCATCATTGCTTGACTGCCTTAACGATCTTAAGACACCAGAAAAGCCAGATACACTTCCACTCCGTATCCCAGTACAGGATGCATACACTATCTCCGGTATCGGTACCGTTCCAGTAGGTAGGGTAGAGACCGGTATCATGAAGAAAGGCCAGAAGGTCACATTCATGCCAAGCGGCGCAACTGGTGAGGTCAAGTCAATCGAGATGCACCACGAAGAGGTCGATCAGGCTGTACCTGGTGACAACATTGGTTGGAATGTAAGAGGTATCGGAAAGAACGATGTCAGAAGAGGTGACGTATGTGGTCCTGCAGAGAAGCCACCATCGGTAGCTGAAGAGTTTGCCGGACAGATCGTTGTCCTTCAGCACCCATCCGCTATCACAGTCGGATACACTCCTGTATTCCACTGCCACACCACCCAGACTGCATGTACTCTCATGTCCATCGACAAGAAGCTGGATCCAAAGTCCGGTCAGGTCAAGGAAGAGAACCCAACCTTCATCAAGGCTGGAGATGCAGCGATCGTTACAATCAGACCAACCAGGCCAATGTGCATTGAGCCTGTAAAAGAGATTCCACAGCTCGGCAGATTTGCTATCCGTGATATGGGTATGACAATCGCTGCCGGTATGTGCATGAGTGTTAAAAACAAGCAGTAA
- a CDS encoding elongation factor EF-2 translates to MGRRKKMVERVTALMSNPVMIRNIAIIAHIDHGKTTLSDNLLAGAGMISKDLAGRQLFMDSDEEEQERGITIDSANVSMVHEFEDEEYLINLIDTPGHVDFGGDVTRAMRAVDGAVVVIDAVEGTMPQTETVLRQALKEHVRPVLFINKVDRLINELQVDAQEMQIRLGKLIDHVNKLIKGMNEERYNQGWRVDAAEGTVAFGSALYNWAISVPMMQKTGVSFGEVFDYCRAEDMKSLGEKCPLHEAVNDMVIRFLPSPIDAQEDRVGVIWHGDLEAGIGKQMAVADATGDLAFMVTDISMDPHAGEVSTGRLFSGSLSRGMEVYVSGAAKPNRIQQVGVFMGPERLEVDKIPAGNIAAVTGLRDAIVGSTVTTLDGMSPFESIRHASEPVVTVAVEAKHMKDLPKLVEVLRQVAKEDPTLKITLDEETGEHLMAGMGELHLEVIAHRIERDKGVEISTTPPIVVYRETITGTAGPVEGKSPNRHNRFYVVVEPLEPEVRELIREGEISMRMPELERREKLIAAGLDKDEAKRIADIFESNAYFDMTKGIQHLNETMELVLEGFVEVMKAGPLSKEPCMGVKVKLMDAKLHEDAVHRGPAQVIPASRQAIQAAMLMADDTLFEPYQKVFIQTPQEQMGGATKEIQGRRGIIIDMTSEGDTTIIESKAPVSELFGFAGDIRSATEGRAMWSTEFVGFEPLPTNMITEVVSGIRERKGLKKDLPQAQDFMSM, encoded by the coding sequence ATGGGACGAAGGAAAAAAATGGTTGAGCGTGTAACAGCGCTGATGAGCAACCCGGTAATGATCAGGAACATCGCAATTATTGCTCACATCGATCACGGAAAAACTACCCTTTCAGATAATCTTCTTGCAGGCGCTGGTATGATCTCCAAGGACCTTGCAGGTCGCCAGTTGTTCATGGACTCTGATGAAGAGGAGCAGGAAAGAGGTATTACGATCGACTCCGCAAACGTTTCAATGGTGCACGAGTTCGAGGATGAAGAGTACCTCATCAACCTTATCGACACACCAGGTCACGTTGACTTTGGTGGTGACGTTACACGTGCTATGCGTGCAGTAGATGGTGCAGTTGTAGTCATTGATGCTGTAGAAGGTACCATGCCTCAGACCGAGACCGTTCTGAGACAGGCACTGAAAGAGCACGTAAGACCAGTACTTTTCATTAACAAGGTAGACCGTCTTATCAACGAGTTACAGGTCGATGCACAGGAGATGCAGATAAGGCTCGGTAAGCTCATTGACCACGTCAACAAGCTTATCAAAGGTATGAACGAAGAACGCTATAACCAGGGCTGGAGAGTTGACGCTGCAGAAGGTACAGTAGCATTCGGTTCAGCACTTTACAACTGGGCTATCAGTGTTCCTATGATGCAGAAGACCGGTGTCAGCTTTGGTGAGGTATTTGACTACTGCCGTGCTGAAGATATGAAATCACTTGGTGAGAAATGTCCACTCCACGAAGCTGTAAACGACATGGTCATCAGGTTCCTTCCAAGTCCTATCGATGCCCAGGAAGACAGGGTCGGTGTCATCTGGCACGGCGATCTTGAGGCTGGTATTGGAAAGCAGATGGCTGTTGCTGATGCGACGGGCGACCTTGCATTCATGGTAACTGATATTTCCATGGACCCACATGCAGGAGAAGTTTCAACAGGAAGACTTTTCAGTGGTTCACTTTCACGTGGTATGGAAGTTTACGTATCAGGTGCAGCAAAGCCGAACAGGATCCAGCAGGTTGGTGTTTTCATGGGTCCGGAGAGACTTGAAGTGGATAAGATCCCTGCAGGTAACATTGCTGCAGTTACAGGTCTTAGGGATGCTATTGTAGGTTCTACTGTAACAACCCTCGATGGCATGTCTCCATTCGAGAGCATCAGACACGCAAGTGAGCCTGTAGTGACCGTGGCTGTGGAAGCAAAGCACATGAAAGACCTTCCAAAGCTTGTTGAGGTTCTGCGTCAGGTCGCAAAGGAAGACCCAACACTTAAGATCACACTGGACGAAGAGACCGGTGAACACTTGATGGCAGGTATGGGTGAACTTCACCTTGAGGTCATTGCTCACAGGATCGAGCGTGACAAGGGTGTAGAGATCTCAACAACACCTCCTATTGTGGTATATCGTGAGACCATCACAGGAACAGCAGGTCCTGTTGAAGGAAAGTCCCCTAACAGGCACAACAGATTCTATGTTGTTGTCGAGCCACTCGAGCCTGAAGTACGTGAGCTTATCCGTGAGGGCGAGATCTCCATGAGGATGCCTGAACTTGAGAGAAGGGAGAAGCTTATTGCAGCAGGTCTTGACAAGGATGAAGCAAAGAGGATCGCAGACATCTTTGAGAGCAATGCTTACTTTGATATGACCAAAGGTATCCAGCACCTGAACGAGACAATGGAACTGGTCCTTGAAGGTTTCGTCGAAGTTATGAAAGCAGGTCCGCTTTCAAAAGAACCATGCATGGGTGTAAAGGTAAAGCTCATGGACGCAAAGCTCCACGAGGATGCTGTCCACAGAGGTCCTGCACAGGTCATTCCTGCATCCAGGCAGGCAATCCAGGCAGCAATGCTCATGGCAGACGATACGCTCTTTGAGCCATACCAGAAGGTATTCATCCAGACACCACAGGAACAGATGGGTGGAGCTACAAAGGAGATCCAGGGTCGCCGTGGTATCATTATTGATATGACATCCGAGGGTGACACAACGATCATCGAATCCAAGGCACCAGTGTCCGAATTGTTCGGATTTGCCGGCGATATCAGATCCGCAACAGAGGGTCGTGCTATGTGGAGTACAGAGTTCGTAGGCTTTGAACCACTTCCAACTAACATGATCACCGAAGTTGTTTCTGGCATCCGTGAGCGAAAAGGACTCAAGAAGGACCTCCCACAGGCACAGGACTTCATGAGCATGTAA